Proteins encoded within one genomic window of Thunnus albacares chromosome 13, fThuAlb1.1, whole genome shotgun sequence:
- the nfrkb gene encoding nuclear factor related to kappa-B-binding protein isoform X2 encodes MDALTHMLTDPLDPKEENDGQITEECMLGSCRVSLPEDLLEDPEIFFSVMSESTWTEVLSDSQRQHLRQFLPQFPDNKVAEQDSTISDLFNNRNFNFGNPLHLAQKLFRDGYFNPEVVKYRQLCAKSQRKRQLYSFQQYYHRLLKQILVSRKELLEYAVHNGLDFPPKRKLPNKTHAEMREPRVRRRLSRILKEVKTECGDSNASSDDDDISLWTPAPQSPSSPTPTVSLRVLPSLSTQDMKTTEKMELGERDLKTMLQNHREKRKRQPDHPDLMTSDIHLGDILSRANIGRKGTMPLFDLSLPKKKMRDERRKKKMRTIKVESEDPCETLAPLDTPSAPPANIINSLPDTPSTPLPNIKEEMVEESQSSPVMVEEIAVSFFSLLETILRTEHLASTLMLEEKVQMWQSSPASSLNVWFSSAPCWSDLVLQALQFLAGETKDGMMALPSGFSPFVEFADESQQWRWIGPTQDTEKDLSALCQLWLDSKDFVVKTESEELMEMTSPTPRVSTDYVVRPSTGNERQVFQIQEQQRYNQPHKAFTFRMHGFESVVGPVKGVFDKEMSLNKAREHTLLRSDRPPYVTILSLVRDAAARLPNGEGTRAEICELLKDSQFLAPDVTSAQVNTVVSGALDRLHYEKDPCVKYDIGRKLWIYLHRNRSQEEFERIHQAQAAAAKARKALQQKPKPASKPKSGSKDGVGKTPGCLEAGQDIGSNPMSPTPSTPTPNTPGTPKSPLPCTATTPTKTGVPDTIKTSPGVLLVSPPSLPQLGTILPTSQAGPPASQPVTSQHAARIVSHLAAGSLPQVRVVSAQPGLGASAGSQQATLVHQTPHQIRMPVSVAAKGISQAVVSVPLRSQSASSPVQVPPTLSVSTVTVTKPQTGSPGSPANNPASPAVLQGVASPNIKQVSITGQLGMKTSGGAGIPITATNLRIQGKDVLRLPPSSITTDAKGQTVLRITPDMMATLAKSPVATVKLTPDFLGTAATGSKSISATLHVTPPHPSPSSISSATSGTGEAQTTKAGPVASTLLKAAGDTAIRLMPTLAVTVADQKSRTFSTVSSPDKSGATIRIMPGLGVIPQKQGQTITMTTTTGSKPLTVSTCANVVTMAASVVAGAKGITVAPGASGSPLTLGTATATVRQVPATVVTTQTGKLPARITVPLSVLNQPLKSKSVVTTPIVKASLNPNSISSLGRNIILTTMPAGTKLIAGNKPVSFVTAQQFQQLQQQGQATQVRIQTVQAQQLQQHMATGSPKSVSTVVVTTAPSPKCAPDPPPAPQQ; translated from the exons ATGGATGCCCTCACCCACATGCTTACAGACCCCCTTGATCCGAAAGAAGAAAACGATGGACAAATCACTGAGGAGTGCATGCTGGGGAGCTGTAGAGTGAGCCTCCCAGAGGACCTACTTGAAGAT CCTGAAATTTTCTTCTCTGTGATGAGCGAAAGCACCTGGACTGAAGTACTGTCAGATTCCCAGAGGCAGCACCTCCGTCAGTTTTTGCCACAGTTTCCTGACAACAAGGTTGCAGAGCAGGACAGCACCATCAGCGACCTATTCAACAACAGGAATTTTAATTTTGGAAATCCCCTTCATCTTGCACAAAAACTATTCAGAG ATGGTTACTTCAATCCTGAGGTGGTCAAGTACAGACAACTGTGTGCCAAGTCCCAGAGGAAGCGACAGTTGTACTCCTTTCAGCAGTATTACCACAGACTGTTGAAACAGATCCTTGTCTCCAGAAAg gAGTTGCTGGAGTATGCGGTTCACAATGGTCTGGACTTTCCACCGAAAAGAAAGCTACCAAACAAGACTCATGCTGAAATGAGGGAGCCAAGAGTCAGAAGAAGATTGAGCCGCATATTAAAGGAGGTCAAAACAGAGTGTGGTGACAGTAATGCTTCATCCGATGATGACG ACATATCACTATGGACACCAGCACCACAATCACCTTCCTCTCCAACACCCACTGTCTCGCTCAGAGTTCTGCCCAGCCTTTCCACCCAAGACATGAAGACGACTG AAAAAATGGAACTAGGAGAGCGGGATTTGAAAACCATGCTGCAAAACCATCGGGAGAAGAGGAAGCGACAGCCA GACCATCCAGACTTGATGACTTCTGATATCCACCTTGGAGACATTCTCTCAAGAGCAAATATTGGTCGGAAGGGGACTATGC CGCTCTTTGATCTGTCTTTGCCCAAAAAGAagatgagagatgagagaaggaagaagaaaatgaggacAATAAAAGTGGAATCTGAGGATCCCTGTGAAACTCTTGCGCCTTTAGACACCCCGTCAGCTCCACCAGCAAACATCATCAACTCCCTGCCGGACACACCGTCTACTCCACTGCCCAATATCAAGGAAGA AATGGTGGAGGAGTCTCAGAGCAGCCCAGTTATGGTTGAGGAAATAGCTGTCAGTTTCTTCAGCTTGTTGGAGACTATCTTGAGGACAGAACACCTTGCCAGTACTTTAATG TTAGAGGAGAAAGTTCAAATGTGGCAGTCCTCTCCAGCCAGTTCCCTCAACGTGTGGTTTTCTTCTGCCCCCTGTTGGTCTGACTTGGTTCTTCAAGCCCTGCAGTTTCTTGCAGGAGAGACCAAAG ATGGCATGATGGCTCTGCCCAGTGGCTTTTCTCCATTTGTTGAATTTGCTGATGAATCTCAGCAGTGGAGATGGATTG GTCCCACTCAGGATACAGAAAAGGATCTCAGTGCACTCTGTCAGCTGTGGCTGGACTCAAAAGATTTTGTTGTCAAg ACTGAAAGTGAAGAACTCATGGAGATGACTTCACCCACACCAAGAGT TTCGACTGATTATGTGGTGCGGCCCAGCACTGGAAATGAGAGACAGGTGTTCCAAATccag GAGCAGCAGCGATACAACCAACCACATAAAGCCTTCACCTTTAGAATGCACGGCTTTGAATCTGTGGTGGGACCTGTTAAAGGGGTATTTGATAAGGAGATGTCTCTCAACAAAGCCAGGGAGCACACACTGCTCCGCTCAGACCGGCCACCATATGTCACCATTCTCTCTCTGG TGCGGGATGCAGCAGCCAGGTTGCCCAACGGAGAGGGAACCAGGGCAGAGATCTGTGAACTGTTGAAAGACTCACAGTTTCTCGCTCCAGATGTCACTAGTGCACAG GTGAACACGGTTGTCAGTGGGGCTCTAGATAGACTTCACTATGAGAAAGACCCCTGTGTGAAGTACGACATTGGCCGCAAACTGTGGATTTACCTGCACCGCAATCGGAGTCAAGAAGAGTTTG AGAGGATCCACCAGGCTCAAGCTGCTGCCGCAAAAGCACGAAAAGCTCTACAGCAGAAACCTAAACCTGCATCAAAGCCT AAGTCTGGAAGTAAAGACGGAGTCGGTAAAACCCCTGGATGTCTGGAGGCAGGGCAGGATATAGGCTCCAATCCAATGTCACCAACCCCTTCAACGCCCaccccaaacacacctggaACCCCTAAGTCACCCTTACCCTGCACAGCCACCACACCAACAAAGACTGGAGTTCCAGATACAATAAAAACCAGCCCAGG TGTTCTCCTTGTATCCCCTCCCTCCTTACCCCAGCTGGGAACCATCTTACCCACCAGTCAGGCTGGTCCTCCAGCTTCACAGCCAGTCACATCCCAACATGCGGCTCGGATTGTGAGTCACCTGGCGGCAGGCTCCCTCCCTCAGGTACGGGTTGTTTCTGCTCAGCCCGGTCTGGGTGCTTCGGCAGGAAGTCAGCAGGCCACACTGGTACACCAGACCCCTCACCAGATCAGGATGCCGGTCTCAGTGGCAGCCAAGGGCATTTCACAG GCAGTGGTTTCAGTGCCTCTGAGGAGTCAGTCTGCCAGTAGTCCAGTCCAGGTGCCACCcaccctgtctgtctctactgtAACTGTGACCAAACCTCAAACAGGATCACCTGGTAGCCCGGCTAACAACCCCGCCTCACCTGCTGTGCTGCAAGGAGTCGCCAGCCCTAACATCAAACAG gTGTCCATCACAGGCCAATTAGGAATGAAGACTTCAGGAGGAGCAGGAATTCCAATAACTGCAACAAACCTGCGCATCCAGGGTAAAGATGTCCTACGTCTTCCACCATCCTCCATCACCACCGATGCTAAAGGCCAGACGGTGCTTCGGATCACCCCGGACATGATGGCAACTCTTGCCAAATCCCCAGTTGCAACCGTCAAACTCACCCCCGACTTCCTGGGCACTGCCGCCACAGGCAGCAAGAGCATATCAGCCACTCTCCATGTGACGCCGCCCCACCCTTCACCTTCCTCCATTTCCAGCGCTACGTCCGGCACAGGGGAAGCACAGACCACTAAAGCAGGCCCTGTTGCCTCCACCTTGTTGAAGGCTGCAGGAGACACAGCCATACGTCTGATGCCCACATTGGCTGTCACTGTGGCTGACCAAAAATCAAGGACTTTCTCCACCGTCTCCTCCCCTGACAAGAGTGGCGCCACAATTCGTATAATGCCAGGCCTCGGCGTTATTCCACAGAAACAGGGTCAGACCATCACAATGACGACCACCACTGGCAGTAAACCGCTCACTGTGTCCACTTGTGCTAATGTAGTGACCATGGCTGCCAGTGTAGTGGCTGGTGCCAAGGGGATCACAGTGGCCCCTGGAGCCTCGGGCTCACCTCTGACACTAGGAACAGCTACAGCTACTGTGCGACAGGTTCCTGCTACAGTGGTTACCACACAAACG GGGAAGTTACCTGCGCGGATCACAGTGCCCCTCTCTGTCCTCAACCAACCACTGAAGAGTAAAAGTGTAGTGACCACACCTATTGTGAAAGCAAGTCTTAACCCAAA TAGTATCAGCAGTCTGGGAAGGAACATCATCCTGACCACCATGCCTGCTGGCACAAAGCTGATCGCAGGGAACAAACCAGTCAGCTTTGTTACAGCACAACAGTTCCAGCAGCTTCAGCAGCAAGGACAGGCCACACAG GTTCGGATCCAGACGGTTCAGGcgcagcagctccagcagcacaTGGCGACTGGCTCCCCGAAATCTGTCTCCACAGTTGTTGTCACAACAGCACCTTCACCAAAATGTGCACCTGATCCCCCTCCTGCACCTCAGCAATGA
- the nfrkb gene encoding nuclear factor related to kappa-B-binding protein isoform X3, with the protein MDALTHMLTDPLDPKEENDGQITEECMLGSCRVSLPEDLLEDPEIFFSVMSESTWTEVLSDSQRQHLRQFLPQFPDNKVAEQDSTISDLFNNRNFNFGNPLHLAQKLFRDGYFNPEVVKYRQLCAKSQRKRQLYSFQQYYHRLLKQILVSRKELLEYAVHNGLDFPPKRKLPNKTHAEMREPRVRRRLSRILKEVKTECGDSNASSDDDDISLWTPAPQSPSSPTPTVSLRVLPSLSTQDMKTTEKMELGERDLKTMLQNHREKRKRQPDHPDLMTSDIHLGDILSRANIGRKGTMPLFDLSLPKKKMRDERRKKKMRTIKVESEDPCETLAPLDTPSAPPANIINSLPDTPSTPLPNIKEEMVEESQSSPVMVEEIAVSFFSLLETILRTEHLASTLMLEEKVQMWQSSPASSLNVWFSSAPCWSDLVLQALQFLAGETKDGMMALPSGFSPFVEFADESQQWRWIGPTQDTEKDLSALCQLWLDSKDFVVKTESEELMEMTSPTPRVSTDYVVRPSTGNERQVFQIQEQQRYNQPHKAFTFRMHGFESVVGPVKGVFDKEMSLNKAREHTLLRSDRPPYVTILSLVRDAAARLPNGEGTRAEICELLKDSQFLAPDVTSAQVNTVVSGALDRLHYEKDPCVKYDIGRKLWIYLHRNRSQEEFERIHQAQAAAAKARKALQQKPKPASKPKSGSKDGVGKTPGCLEAGQDIGSNPMSPTPSTPTPNTPGTPKSPLPCTATTPTKTGVPDTIKTSPGVLLVSPPSLPQLGTILPTSQAGPPASQPVTSQHAARIVSHLAAGSLPQVRVVSAQPGLGASAGSQQATLVHQTPHQIRMPVSVAAKGISQAVVSVPLRSQSASSPVQVPPTLSVSTVTVTKPQTGSPGSPANNPASPAVLQGVASPNIKQVSITGQLGMKTSGGAGIPITATNLRIQGKDVLRLPPSSITTDAKGQTVLRITPDMMATLAKSPVATVKLTPDFLGTAATGSKSISATLHVTPPHPSPSSISSATSGTGEAQTTKAGPVASTLLKAAGDTAIRLMPTLAVTVADQKSRTFSTVSSPDKSGATIRIMPGLGVIPQKQGQTITMTTTTGSKPLTVSTCANVVTMAASVVAGAKGITVAPGASGSPLTLGTATATVRQVPATVVTTQTGKLPARITVPLSVLNQPLKSKSVVTTPIVKASLNPNISSLGRNIILTTMPAGTKLIAGNKPVSFVTAQQFQQLQQQGQATQVRIQTVQAQQLQQHMATGSPKSVSTVVVTTAPSPKCAPDPPPAPQQ; encoded by the exons ATGGATGCCCTCACCCACATGCTTACAGACCCCCTTGATCCGAAAGAAGAAAACGATGGACAAATCACTGAGGAGTGCATGCTGGGGAGCTGTAGAGTGAGCCTCCCAGAGGACCTACTTGAAGAT CCTGAAATTTTCTTCTCTGTGATGAGCGAAAGCACCTGGACTGAAGTACTGTCAGATTCCCAGAGGCAGCACCTCCGTCAGTTTTTGCCACAGTTTCCTGACAACAAGGTTGCAGAGCAGGACAGCACCATCAGCGACCTATTCAACAACAGGAATTTTAATTTTGGAAATCCCCTTCATCTTGCACAAAAACTATTCAGAG ATGGTTACTTCAATCCTGAGGTGGTCAAGTACAGACAACTGTGTGCCAAGTCCCAGAGGAAGCGACAGTTGTACTCCTTTCAGCAGTATTACCACAGACTGTTGAAACAGATCCTTGTCTCCAGAAAg gAGTTGCTGGAGTATGCGGTTCACAATGGTCTGGACTTTCCACCGAAAAGAAAGCTACCAAACAAGACTCATGCTGAAATGAGGGAGCCAAGAGTCAGAAGAAGATTGAGCCGCATATTAAAGGAGGTCAAAACAGAGTGTGGTGACAGTAATGCTTCATCCGATGATGACG ACATATCACTATGGACACCAGCACCACAATCACCTTCCTCTCCAACACCCACTGTCTCGCTCAGAGTTCTGCCCAGCCTTTCCACCCAAGACATGAAGACGACTG AAAAAATGGAACTAGGAGAGCGGGATTTGAAAACCATGCTGCAAAACCATCGGGAGAAGAGGAAGCGACAGCCA GACCATCCAGACTTGATGACTTCTGATATCCACCTTGGAGACATTCTCTCAAGAGCAAATATTGGTCGGAAGGGGACTATGC CGCTCTTTGATCTGTCTTTGCCCAAAAAGAagatgagagatgagagaaggaagaagaaaatgaggacAATAAAAGTGGAATCTGAGGATCCCTGTGAAACTCTTGCGCCTTTAGACACCCCGTCAGCTCCACCAGCAAACATCATCAACTCCCTGCCGGACACACCGTCTACTCCACTGCCCAATATCAAGGAAGA AATGGTGGAGGAGTCTCAGAGCAGCCCAGTTATGGTTGAGGAAATAGCTGTCAGTTTCTTCAGCTTGTTGGAGACTATCTTGAGGACAGAACACCTTGCCAGTACTTTAATG TTAGAGGAGAAAGTTCAAATGTGGCAGTCCTCTCCAGCCAGTTCCCTCAACGTGTGGTTTTCTTCTGCCCCCTGTTGGTCTGACTTGGTTCTTCAAGCCCTGCAGTTTCTTGCAGGAGAGACCAAAG ATGGCATGATGGCTCTGCCCAGTGGCTTTTCTCCATTTGTTGAATTTGCTGATGAATCTCAGCAGTGGAGATGGATTG GTCCCACTCAGGATACAGAAAAGGATCTCAGTGCACTCTGTCAGCTGTGGCTGGACTCAAAAGATTTTGTTGTCAAg ACTGAAAGTGAAGAACTCATGGAGATGACTTCACCCACACCAAGAGT TTCGACTGATTATGTGGTGCGGCCCAGCACTGGAAATGAGAGACAGGTGTTCCAAATccag GAGCAGCAGCGATACAACCAACCACATAAAGCCTTCACCTTTAGAATGCACGGCTTTGAATCTGTGGTGGGACCTGTTAAAGGGGTATTTGATAAGGAGATGTCTCTCAACAAAGCCAGGGAGCACACACTGCTCCGCTCAGACCGGCCACCATATGTCACCATTCTCTCTCTGG TGCGGGATGCAGCAGCCAGGTTGCCCAACGGAGAGGGAACCAGGGCAGAGATCTGTGAACTGTTGAAAGACTCACAGTTTCTCGCTCCAGATGTCACTAGTGCACAG GTGAACACGGTTGTCAGTGGGGCTCTAGATAGACTTCACTATGAGAAAGACCCCTGTGTGAAGTACGACATTGGCCGCAAACTGTGGATTTACCTGCACCGCAATCGGAGTCAAGAAGAGTTTG AGAGGATCCACCAGGCTCAAGCTGCTGCCGCAAAAGCACGAAAAGCTCTACAGCAGAAACCTAAACCTGCATCAAAGCCT AAGTCTGGAAGTAAAGACGGAGTCGGTAAAACCCCTGGATGTCTGGAGGCAGGGCAGGATATAGGCTCCAATCCAATGTCACCAACCCCTTCAACGCCCaccccaaacacacctggaACCCCTAAGTCACCCTTACCCTGCACAGCCACCACACCAACAAAGACTGGAGTTCCAGATACAATAAAAACCAGCCCAGG TGTTCTCCTTGTATCCCCTCCCTCCTTACCCCAGCTGGGAACCATCTTACCCACCAGTCAGGCTGGTCCTCCAGCTTCACAGCCAGTCACATCCCAACATGCGGCTCGGATTGTGAGTCACCTGGCGGCAGGCTCCCTCCCTCAGGTACGGGTTGTTTCTGCTCAGCCCGGTCTGGGTGCTTCGGCAGGAAGTCAGCAGGCCACACTGGTACACCAGACCCCTCACCAGATCAGGATGCCGGTCTCAGTGGCAGCCAAGGGCATTTCACAG GCAGTGGTTTCAGTGCCTCTGAGGAGTCAGTCTGCCAGTAGTCCAGTCCAGGTGCCACCcaccctgtctgtctctactgtAACTGTGACCAAACCTCAAACAGGATCACCTGGTAGCCCGGCTAACAACCCCGCCTCACCTGCTGTGCTGCAAGGAGTCGCCAGCCCTAACATCAAACAG gTGTCCATCACAGGCCAATTAGGAATGAAGACTTCAGGAGGAGCAGGAATTCCAATAACTGCAACAAACCTGCGCATCCAGGGTAAAGATGTCCTACGTCTTCCACCATCCTCCATCACCACCGATGCTAAAGGCCAGACGGTGCTTCGGATCACCCCGGACATGATGGCAACTCTTGCCAAATCCCCAGTTGCAACCGTCAAACTCACCCCCGACTTCCTGGGCACTGCCGCCACAGGCAGCAAGAGCATATCAGCCACTCTCCATGTGACGCCGCCCCACCCTTCACCTTCCTCCATTTCCAGCGCTACGTCCGGCACAGGGGAAGCACAGACCACTAAAGCAGGCCCTGTTGCCTCCACCTTGTTGAAGGCTGCAGGAGACACAGCCATACGTCTGATGCCCACATTGGCTGTCACTGTGGCTGACCAAAAATCAAGGACTTTCTCCACCGTCTCCTCCCCTGACAAGAGTGGCGCCACAATTCGTATAATGCCAGGCCTCGGCGTTATTCCACAGAAACAGGGTCAGACCATCACAATGACGACCACCACTGGCAGTAAACCGCTCACTGTGTCCACTTGTGCTAATGTAGTGACCATGGCTGCCAGTGTAGTGGCTGGTGCCAAGGGGATCACAGTGGCCCCTGGAGCCTCGGGCTCACCTCTGACACTAGGAACAGCTACAGCTACTGTGCGACAGGTTCCTGCTACAGTGGTTACCACACAAACG GGGAAGTTACCTGCGCGGATCACAGTGCCCCTCTCTGTCCTCAACCAACCACTGAAGAGTAAAAGTGTAGTGACCACACCTATTGTGAAAGCAAGTCTTAACCCAAA TATCAGCAGTCTGGGAAGGAACATCATCCTGACCACCATGCCTGCTGGCACAAAGCTGATCGCAGGGAACAAACCAGTCAGCTTTGTTACAGCACAACAGTTCCAGCAGCTTCAGCAGCAAGGACAGGCCACACAG GTTCGGATCCAGACGGTTCAGGcgcagcagctccagcagcacaTGGCGACTGGCTCCCCGAAATCTGTCTCCACAGTTGTTGTCACAACAGCACCTTCACCAAAATGTGCACCTGATCCCCCTCCTGCACCTCAGCAATGA